In Mangifera indica cultivar Alphonso chromosome 1, CATAS_Mindica_2.1, whole genome shotgun sequence, a single genomic region encodes these proteins:
- the LOC123215565 gene encoding pentatricopeptide repeat-containing protein At2g01390: MPSVYGVHTYLKILIHSVSFDGNYPKGLRFLHQFKQKKPSKQPYRKITKRVAQEDVNPKVFMRDKIANVYSILKYSSWDSAQQQIEKLSLKWDSYTVNQVLKTHPPMEKAWLFFHWVSRTKGFKHDHFTYTTMLDIFGEAKRIESMKYVFEQMKEKSIKIDAVTYTSIMHWLSNCGDVDGAVKVWKEMKDKECYPTVVSYTAYMKILFVNNRVKEATDVYKEMLRAGLSPNCHTYTVLMEYLVGSGKYDEALEIFSKMQEAGVQPDKAACNILVEKCCKVGETRAMIQILQYMKENCLVLRYPVFLEALQTLKAAGETDVLLRKIHPHFSTEFINGEKAVEFARTDAEVPLSLDGGLLLYLLKKQNPVAIDHLLTRMMDKDIQLDSAIMSTIIKEACDSAKPYGALLAFKYSSKLGLNLERNDYLALLGISIRSDTLSEVVEIVKEMTKAGHSLGMYHRALLIYRLGCARRPAFAAKIFNLLPKDQKCTATFTALIGVYFSAGSADKALQIYKTMQNRGIHPSLGTYNVLVAGLEKLGRVSDAETFRKERKTMQADSHSRDTAPFEEKICDLLFGGDVAS; this comes from the exons ATGCCAAGTGTTTATGGTGTCCatacatatttgaaaattttaatacattctGTGTCATTTGATGGCAATTACCCTAAAGGCCTGCGTTTTCTTCAccaattcaaacaaaagaaaccCAGTAAACAGCCTTATAGAAAGATTACAAAACGAGTAGCACAAGAAGATGTGAACCCAAAGGTTTTTATGAGGGATAAAATTGCAAACGTATACTCAATTCTTAAGTATTCATCTTGGGATTCTGCTCAGCAACAGATAGAAAAGTTGTCTCTAAAATGGGATTCTTATACGGTCAATCAGGTTCTAAAGACCCATCCTCCGATGGAAAAAGCGTGGTTGTTTTTCCACTGGGTTTCCAGAACAAAAGGTTTTAAGCATGACCATTTCACTTACACTACTATGCTAGATATTTTCGGAGAAGCTAAGAGGATTGAGTCTATGAAGTATGTTTTTGAGCAGATGAAAGAAAAGAGCATTAAAATTGATGCGGTGACTTACACTTCAATTATGCATTGGCTTTCTAATTGTGGGGATGTTGATGGGGCTGTGAAGGTGTGGAAAGAAATGAAAGACAAAGAGTGTTATCCTACAGTTGTTTCATATACAGCTTATATGAAGATTCTTTTTGTTAATAACAGAGTTAAGGAAGCCACAGATGTGTATAAGGAGATGCTTCGAGCTGGGTTGTCTCCTAATTGTCACACATATACTGTACTAATGGAGTACCTCGTTGGGTCTG GAAAATATGATGAAGCCCTTGAGATTTTCAGCAAAATGCAAGAAGCTGGGGTACAGCCTGATAAAGCTGCATGTAacattttggttgagaaatGCTGCAAAGTTGGGGAAACAAGGGCAATGATCCAAATACTCCAGTATATGAAAGAAAACTGTCTAGTACTCCGTTACCCTGTATTTCTTGAAGCTCTTCAAACTTTAAAAGCTGCAGGTGAAACTGACGTCCTCCTTCGGAAAATCCATCCTCATTTTTCCACCGAATTTATTAACGGTGAGAAGGCTGTTGAGTTTGCAAGAACTGATGCTGAAGTTCCTTTATCTTTAGATGGAGGTCTTTTATTGTATCTTTTAAAAAAGCAGAATCCTGTTGCCATCGACCATTTACTTACCCGAATGATGGATAAAGATATACAGTTGGATTCTGCCATTATGTCAACCATAATCAAGGAGGCCTGTGATTCTGCCAAACCATATGGTGCTTTGCTGGCCTTTAAATACAGTTCAAAGTTAGGATTAAATCTTGAGAGAAATGACTATCTTGCCTTGCTAGGCATCTCAATAAGATCAGATACATTGTCAGAGGTGGTGGAGATTGTTAAGGAAATGACCAAAGCTGGACATTCTCTTGGGATGTATCACCGTGCGCTTTTAATATATAGGCTTGGGTGTGCTAGAAGACCTGCTTTTGCTGCaaagatttttaatttgttgcCAAAGGACCAGAAGTGCACTGCTACTTTCACTGCTCTGATAGGTGTCTACTTCTCTGCTGGAAGTGCTGATAAAGCGCTTCAAATTTACAAAACCATGCAAAACAGAGGGATTCATCCTTCCTTAGGCACATACAATGTTCTTGTTGCTGGTCTTGAAAAACTTGGCAGAGTAAGTGATGCAGAAACATTTAGGAAGGAAAGGAAAACCATGCAGGCTGATTCTCATTCCAGGGATACTGCCCCTTTCGAAGAAAAGATATGTGATCTTCTATTTGGTGGAGATGTGGCGTCTTGA